A window of Vulpes lagopus strain Blue_001 chromosome 21, ASM1834538v1, whole genome shotgun sequence contains these coding sequences:
- the LOC121479783 gene encoding olfactory receptor 10AD1-like has protein sequence MNVIVNVNSHECDCECECEDVNDEEKGQECYVITVSAISKTVDLRNGSTVTEFILVGFEQSSSSTRALLFVLFLALYSLAMAMNGLIIFITWTDPRLNSPMYFFLGHLSFLDVCFITTTIPQMLIHLVVKNHIVSFVSCLTQMYLVFCVGVAECILLAFMAYDRYVAICHPLSYAQIMSRQVCVKLVSAAWLFGLINGIFLEYMSFRNPFCRDNHIENFFCEAPIVIALSCGDPHFSLRMIFVDAILVLLSPMVLIVISYARILASILGRASSSGRGKTFSTCASHLTVVLLLYTSAMFSYMNPRSTHGPDKDKPFSLLYTIITPMCNPIIYSFRNKEMLGAIVRALGRISLAQDESV, from the exons ATGAATGTGATCGTGAATGTGAATTCACATGAATGTGATTGTGAATGTGAATGTGAGGATGTGAATGACGAAGAGAAAGGTCAAGAATGTTATGTTATCACAGTTTCAGCCAT ATCCAAGACAGTGGACCTAAGGAATGGCAGCACAGTGACAGAGTTCATCCTCGTGGGCTTTGAGCAGAGCTCCTCTTCCACTCGGGCATTACTCTTTGTCCTCTTCCTAGCCCTCTACAGCCTTGCCATGGCCATGAATGGCctcatcatcttcatcacctGGACAGATCCCAGGCTCAACagccccatgtacttcttccttggCCACCTGTCCTTCCTGGATGTCTgcttcatcaccaccactatcCCACAGATGCTGATCCACCTGGTGGTCAAGAACCACATTGTCTCTTTTGTCTCTTGCTTGACCCAGATGTACTTGGTCTTCTGTGTGGGTGTGGCTGAATGCATCCTCTTGGCTTTTATGGCCTATGACCGTTATGTTGCTATCTGCCACCCACTCAGCTATGCCCAGATCATGAGCCGGCAGGTCTGTGTGAAGCTGGTGAGTGCTGCCTGGCTCTTTGGGCTGATCAATGGCATCTTTCTTGAGTATATGTCATTCCGGAATCCCTTCTGTAGAGACAACCACATAGAAAACTTCTTCTGTGAGGCCCCCATAGTGATTGCCCTATCTTGTGGAGACCCCCATTTTAGTCTGAGGATGATTTTTGTCGATGCCATTTTGGTGCTGCTCAGCCCCATGGTGCTCATTGTCATCTCCTATGCCCGCATCCTGGCCTCCATCCTTGGCAGAGCCTCCTCCTCAGGTCGAGGGAAGACCTTCTCTACTTGTGCTTCCCATCTGACTGTGGTTCTCCTTCTGTATACCTCTGCCATGTTCTCTTACATGAACCCTCGCAGCACACATGGCCCTGACAAAGACAAgcctttctccctcctctacACCATCATCACCCCCATGTGCAACCCCATCATCTATAGTTTTCGAAACAAAGAAATGTTGGGAGCCATAGTGAGGGCCCTTGGGAGGATCAGCCTGGCCCAGGATGAGTCTGTCTAG